CAAGGCCCCGCAGGCAGGCACCGGCCCCCGAAGCGTAGGCCCGGTCAAATCCGGATTCGTTGCAATAAATTTCGCCCCTTCCCGGATCAGATGTGTGGCTTCAATAATTTTTTTGTAATCATACTCCTCGGTTTCGGCAAGCACCACATAATCGGGATTTTCAGATGTAACCGCAATGTTGTGTTTTTCAAATTCTTCAAGAACCCCCTGTCCACCGATAACATAAGCGGAACAATCCACTGGTTTTTGAGTTGATAAAAAACTTGCTGTGGCCATGGCCGAAGTATAAAAGCAATCCTTGGTTACATTAATTCCCATTTTAGACAATCGGCCTTTGAGCTGCGTGGGGGTATGATAAGAATTATTGGTCAAAAACAGAAATTTAAAATTGCTCTGCTTGAGACGGCGCACAAAATTCGCAGCACCAGGAATCAATTTTGACCCTGTGTAGATGACACCATCCATGTCAAGGATAAACGATTTTTGATATGTTCTTTTATCTGATTGCATCCTAAGGCGCTATTATATAAACGGTCACGGACCGTCCTTGGTCTTTGACCGTGGTTCGGCCCACAACGAACATTGAAACATCTCTATGGCTTACAGAGAGTTTTTTATAAAATCAAAAAAGCAGCACCCTGAAATCAGAGTGCTGCGGAAAAGGTACAACCGTTGGTTTTAGCCGATTTTCCGTCTAAACCCGACAAGCCCTATAAGTCCAGAGCCGAGGAGAAGGAATGCGGTCGGTACAGGCACGGGCTCAAGTCGGAACTGCCCATTTGAAGACAAATAAAATACAATATCATAGCTGTCTGCCTGATCTTGGGTGACTCCCTGCTTTTCTAAAAGGGCAGTTTTTAAAGTCTCATTAGTAATCCGGTTAGCATTTGTGGTTGTGTACGCAATGGCGTTTGTCATGGCAGTCCCGTCTTCCCAGAAAAGGTAGTTCTCTGCTAACACTTCAAGGCTATAAGAAATGGTGATATCCCCGTTAGAGACTGCTTCTGAATCAATTGAACCTGAACCTGATATCACAGTAAGTGTTGCTACATCTACAGAACCTACAGTTAAGGTGAGTGTTCCCCCTGGGTCAAATGCAATTGAACCCTCTTGCGTATCACCCGTTCCGGTAAATGAATAGTAAGCGCCTAGTTGCCAAATCTTGAACAATTCATCAATCTCCGTAGTAGAATTATCTACCTTTACTGCGCTGACTGTGCCACTATTGTTAAACGAAAAAGATCCTGCTACTGCAGGATCCGCATTGCCAAGAACCAAATTAGTTGAAGTAATATCAATCCACTCAATTATAGCTAACGCATCGGATTGATCGCCATCAGCAGTTGTATCAAAAATCCAACTTGCTGCATATCCGGATTGCGTTAACCCAGCAATTAAAAAAAGCCCGATTATAAACCCTGAAACTCTCTTTTTCATTTTCCCTTTGCTCCTAAATATAAATTCTGAATTAAAGCAACTACAACCGGCAGATTACACCTCAATCATTTATTTTCCTATTGCATCACCTCCTTGACAATTAATATTCTAATATATCGATCCTTGGTTAGGTTAGACCATAGACTATTCAAGATGAATGGTAGCCTAACATATATACACTGATCATGCCAAGAGTATTGATGACCCCGTGAAAAAAATAAACCCCATAAGACGTTATTCTATAACTCAAAAATTAGCAAACAATTTTCATTGTATTATTTTTTAATATCTAACTGATAAGTACCGGATCTAAAAAGATTATAGGGATTCAATGCATCCGGCGTACTGGGTGAACCAGGTTATTTTATAATACTGATAATCTTTTTAAATTGATCTCCTTGCGCCTCTTTAAGCAGCTCAAACAGTGCAGTTTCAACACTCGTCAAACTGACACCGGAATCTTTCATTCGTTGCAAACCGATCTCTTTATTTTCCAAACACCTCGAAGATACGGCATCAGCCACAGCCTGGACCTCATACCCCATATCCACGAGTTCTGCGGCTGTCTGATAGACGCAGATATGTGCCTCAATACCTGAAATCAAAATTTGTTTACGATTCAGAGCGCTCAGTGCCTGCATAAAGCGGTCATTTCGGCAACTGCTAAAGCTCATTTTACTTATGGGTTGAATATCAGACAACAGGGCGGCAATCTCGGGAATTGTCGGCCCTATCCCCTTGGGATTTTGCTCTACCCAGAGAATGGGAATGTCTAAAATTTGAATCCCTTTGATAAGCATTTGCACGTTCTTGAACAAAAGCGCTTTTCTATCCACCAAGTGAGCTAATTTTCCTTGAATATCAACTATTAACAACACAACATTTTCAATTTCAAGCATGTTGCGACCTCCCCATTATTTTTGGCATTTAATATGAGACTTTGTTTCCTGGATTATTTTCAAGCATCCGGATTGTTCAATTTTCTGAATCGTCGTCGTTCGTGGCTGATGCCCGTCTTCAATAATTATAACGCCCTCTTTTTTAACCAATCGGCTCAATTCGTTCAGAAAATCTTCCGGTTTCTCCACCATATGAAACATGTCCAGCGCGTAAACGACATCAGCGGTTTCAGAGTTGAGGGGTGTTGTATAATTTTCTGCGAAAACGGCTTCGACGTTTGTCAGCGAAAGTTTCTCAATTTTTTCTTTTACTTTGGCAATGGCAAGAGGATGTATGTCCACTGCAAAAACCTTACCCTTTTCTCCCACGGCATTGGATGCAAATCCAATGTATCTGGCCGGACCACAGCCATAATCAATAACTGTCTGACCGGCTTTTAAACCCAGCGATTGAAAGTTTTTTCGCGAATGCCCGCCCACTATATCCATCAGCTTCATGAACAGTGTCATGGCATTGAAGCCGAGATTTGACATTGATTCTCTATCTTTTCCTGAAAAACGATCGCTTAACTTTTTAGTTTCCATTGAACCTCTCATAGTTTCAAAGATAATGAATATTAAATGCTTTGGAAGAAATACCTTTTTTTGCCGAACACATCAATCAGGAAATAAAGAATTTGTTTGCCTGTCCAAATAAATAGTCCTGGAGCACACTCGGGAAATGCAGTCCCGGTCATGGGAAATAAAAAGAAGCGCCATATTGGATTTCTCCTGAACGGATGTCAGATGTGCCATAATATCAACCTGCAAAGGTAAATCCAAACCGCACAGCGCTTCATCGCAGATCAAAAGTTCCGGTGATACTGCCAGGGCCCTGGCAATGGCAGCCCGCTGGCACTGCCCACCGGAGAGCATTCCCGGCCGATACCGTCCAAGGTTCGGGTCAAGGCCCATGGTTTGCATCAATGAATCAGCCCGTTCCCGGCGTTCCCGCTTCGAGCCTATGCCAAAAGCGGCCATGGGTTCAACGATTGAAGAACGAACGGACAAAAAAGGATTCAGATATATAAAGGGATCCTGCCATACCATCTGGACCTTGCGAAAAAACTCGCGG
Above is a window of uncultured Desulfobacter sp. DNA encoding:
- a CDS encoding HAD-IIA family hydrolase, with amino-acid sequence MQSDKRTYQKSFILDMDGVIYTGSKLIPGAANFVRRLKQSNFKFLFLTNNSYHTPTQLKGRLSKMGINVTKDCFYTSAMATASFLSTQKPVDCSAYVIGGQGVLEEFEKHNIAVTSENPDYVVLAETEEYDYKKIIEATHLIREGAKFIATNPDLTGPTLRGPVPACGALVAPIEKVTGIAPYFLGKPNPTMMYWARKKMGVHSANCFMIGDRMDTDIIGGLESGMTTCLVLTGVTSRKNMVRFPYQPDYIYNNVGEIDPDTILSKRDRVEKDL
- a CDS encoding PEP-CTERM sorting domain-containing protein, translated to MKKRVSGFIIGLFLIAGLTQSGYAASWIFDTTADGDQSDALAIIEWIDITSTNLVLGNADPAVAGSFSFNNSGTVSAVKVDNSTTEIDELFKIWQLGAYYSFTGTGDTQEGSIAFDPGGTLTLTVGSVDVATLTVISGSGSIDSEAVSNGDITISYSLEVLAENYLFWEDGTAMTNAIAYTTTNANRITNETLKTALLEKQGVTQDQADSYDIVFYLSSNGQFRLEPVPVPTAFLLLGSGLIGLVGFRRKIG
- a CDS encoding hydrolase gives rise to the protein MLEIENVVLLIVDIQGKLAHLVDRKALLFKNVQMLIKGIQILDIPILWVEQNPKGIGPTIPEIAALLSDIQPISKMSFSSCRNDRFMQALSALNRKQILISGIEAHICVYQTAAELVDMGYEVQAVADAVSSRCLENKEIGLQRMKDSGVSLTSVETALFELLKEAQGDQFKKIISIIK
- a CDS encoding class I SAM-dependent methyltransferase codes for the protein METKKLSDRFSGKDRESMSNLGFNAMTLFMKLMDIVGGHSRKNFQSLGLKAGQTVIDYGCGPARYIGFASNAVGEKGKVFAVDIHPLAIAKVKEKIEKLSLTNVEAVFAENYTTPLNSETADVVYALDMFHMVEKPEDFLNELSRLVKKEGVIIIEDGHQPRTTTIQKIEQSGCLKIIQETKSHIKCQK
- a CDS encoding dipeptide/oligopeptide/nickel ABC transporter ATP-binding protein yields the protein MHENLLHMTGICKAYTGRGRESVSVLSDFYLGIRAGEAVGLSGPSGFGKSTVARIIMGIEVPDAGHVFWRDQIVCDATTQPDREFFRKVQMVWQDPFIYLNPFLSVRSSIVEPMAAFGIGSKRERRERADSLMQTMGLDPNLGRYRPGMLSGGQCQRAAIARALAVSPELLICDEALCGLDLPLQVDIMAHLTSVQEKSNMALLFISHDRDCISRVCSRTIYLDRQTNSLFPD